One stretch of Candidatus Anaeroferrophillus wilburensis DNA includes these proteins:
- a CDS encoding type 1 glutamine amidotransferase, with the protein MHLHVFQHVPFEGPSSIALWAAGAGHQLTITRWFAGETPPPLEQIDWLILLGGPMGVADENVYGWLKKEKEYLQAAVKGGKVVLGICLGAQLIAGILGAVVQPNAEKEIGWFPTTSLPAAKKMPIGSKLPDGMEVFHWHGDTFTIPKGAVHLMRSKACENQAFLYGDRVLALQFHLETTRQSAAALIEHCADDLTAAPFIQNAETILKNSDRFRHINRYMAAILNYLSGLPKHG; encoded by the coding sequence ATGCATCTCCATGTTTTTCAGCACGTTCCTTTTGAGGGGCCAAGCTCCATTGCGCTCTGGGCAGCCGGTGCCGGGCATCAGCTGACCATCACCCGATGGTTTGCCGGCGAAACGCCACCTCCACTTGAACAGATCGACTGGCTCATCCTGCTGGGCGGGCCGATGGGTGTCGCTGATGAAAATGTCTACGGATGGCTGAAAAAAGAGAAAGAATACCTGCAAGCGGCGGTCAAAGGAGGAAAAGTAGTCCTGGGAATCTGTCTGGGTGCTCAGTTGATCGCCGGCATTCTTGGAGCTGTTGTCCAGCCAAATGCGGAGAAGGAGATTGGCTGGTTTCCAACAACCAGTTTACCAGCCGCAAAAAAAATGCCGATCGGCAGCAAGCTACCGGACGGCATGGAGGTTTTCCACTGGCATGGGGACACCTTCACCATCCCAAAAGGCGCCGTACACCTGATGCGCAGTAAAGCCTGCGAAAACCAGGCCTTTCTCTATGGCGACCGGGTTCTGGCACTCCAGTTCCATTTGGAAACCACCCGACAGAGTGCCGCGGCCCTCATTGAACACTGCGCCGATGACCTGACGGCGGCACCCTTTATCCAGAACGCTGAGACCATACTGAAAAACAGCGACCGGTTCCGGCACATCAATCGGTACATGGCGGCAATCCTGAATTATCTTTCAGGTTTACCGAAGCATGGGTGA
- the carB gene encoding carbamoyl-phosphate synthase large subunit, whose translation MPKREDIQKVMIIGSGPIIIGQACEFDYSGTQACKALRSLGYEIILVNSNPATIMTDPGTADVTYIEPLNLKTMEKIIVAERPDALLPNLGGQSALNLASELAREGILGKYDVKVIGVNIDAIERGEDRTAFKNTMDRLGIEMPRSKAVNSVDEAEQVARYLGYPVVLRPAYTMGGTGGGLGYNVDELRTVCARGLAASLVNQVLVEESVLGWEELELEVVRDAKNQKITVCFIENVDAMGVHTGDSYCTAPMLTISRDLQDRLQQYSYDIVDAIEVIGGTNVQFAHDPKTGRVVVIEINPRTSRSSALASKATGFPIAYVSALLAGGLTMDEIPYWRDGTLEKYTPSGEYVVVKFARWAFEKFAGVEDKLGTQMRAVGEVMSIGKNYKEALQKAIRSLEIGRYGLGFAKDYHQKPLEELLQLLQEPSSERQFILYEALRQGATIDKLHARTHIKAWFLEQMRELVELEERLLQHKGKVLPDELLTRAKKDGFADKYLAEILGIEEQVIRNRRIDLGLSEAWEPVPVSGVEEAAYYYSTYNAPDQVAVSDRPKIMVLGGGPNRIGQGIEFDYCCVHAAFAIRDAGYESIMVNCNPETVSTDYDTSDKLYFEPLTVEDVLSIYEKEKPAGVIVQFGGQTPLNLANELEAAGVKVLGTPPEIIDLAEDRDRFRQMMHKLAIPQPESGMASNLDEALEIAAEIGYPLMVRPSYVLGGRAMEVIYDEEMLRHYLQVAVDVSPARPILIDKFLENAIEAEADAIADGTDALVPAVMEHIELAGVHSGDSACVIPPVSIAPKHIETIKEYTRKIAVELGVIGLMNIQYAIAHDTVYILEANPRASRTVPLVSKVCNLSMARHATEVMLGRKLTDLGLEVKPFAHFGVKEAVFPFNMFPEVDPVLGPEMRSTGEVLGMADSFGLAFFKVQEATQSVLPLGGTVLITIAERDKPGVIEAARQFRELGFAILATEGTCRFLQQQGIAATCILKLKQGRPNIIDAIKNGEIQLIVNTPKGKRSQEDDAYIRKAAINYKVPFMTTTAAALAAAKGVAARRKGDAEVKSLQRYHAGS comes from the coding sequence ATGCCGAAGCGTGAAGATATTCAGAAAGTCATGATTATTGGCTCCGGGCCGATCATTATCGGGCAGGCCTGTGAGTTTGATTATTCAGGTACCCAGGCCTGCAAGGCCCTGAGGTCTCTGGGCTATGAGATTATCCTGGTCAATTCCAATCCGGCCACCATCATGACTGACCCCGGTACTGCCGATGTGACGTATATCGAGCCGCTGAATCTCAAAACGATGGAAAAGATCATTGTCGCCGAAAGGCCCGATGCTCTGCTGCCGAACCTGGGGGGGCAGTCGGCCCTCAATCTCGCTTCAGAGCTGGCCAGGGAAGGCATCCTGGGAAAATATGACGTCAAGGTTATTGGCGTCAATATCGATGCCATAGAGCGAGGGGAAGATCGAACTGCCTTTAAGAATACCATGGATCGCCTGGGTATCGAGATGCCACGCAGCAAAGCGGTCAACAGTGTTGATGAGGCCGAGCAGGTGGCCAGATATCTGGGCTATCCGGTCGTTTTGCGGCCGGCCTACACCATGGGCGGCACCGGCGGCGGTCTGGGTTATAATGTCGATGAGCTGCGGACGGTTTGTGCCCGCGGGCTGGCCGCCAGTCTGGTGAACCAGGTGCTGGTGGAGGAGTCGGTGCTGGGCTGGGAGGAGCTGGAACTGGAAGTTGTCAGGGATGCCAAGAACCAGAAAATCACCGTTTGCTTTATCGAGAATGTGGATGCCATGGGGGTGCATACCGGTGACTCCTACTGTACGGCCCCGATGCTGACCATCTCCCGGGATCTGCAGGATCGCCTGCAGCAGTATTCTTACGATATCGTTGACGCCATTGAGGTTATCGGCGGCACCAATGTTCAGTTTGCCCACGATCCCAAGACTGGACGGGTGGTGGTGATCGAAATCAACCCCCGTACGTCGCGATCTTCGGCTTTGGCTTCCAAGGCCACCGGTTTTCCCATCGCCTATGTTTCCGCCCTGCTGGCCGGTGGCTTGACCATGGATGAAATTCCCTATTGGCGGGATGGCACTCTGGAAAAATATACGCCGTCCGGAGAGTATGTGGTGGTCAAGTTTGCCCGCTGGGCCTTTGAAAAGTTTGCCGGGGTTGAGGATAAGCTGGGAACCCAGATGCGGGCCGTCGGTGAGGTGATGAGCATCGGTAAAAATTATAAAGAGGCGCTGCAGAAGGCCATCCGCTCCCTGGAGATCGGCCGCTATGGGCTCGGTTTTGCGAAGGATTACCATCAGAAACCTTTGGAGGAACTGCTGCAGCTCTTGCAGGAACCCAGCAGTGAACGTCAGTTTATCCTCTATGAAGCGTTGCGTCAGGGGGCGACTATCGATAAATTGCATGCCAGGACCCATATTAAAGCCTGGTTTCTCGAGCAGATGCGGGAACTGGTGGAGCTTGAAGAGCGGCTGCTGCAGCACAAGGGAAAAGTGCTGCCGGATGAGCTGCTGACCCGGGCGAAAAAGGATGGCTTTGCCGACAAATATCTGGCTGAAATACTGGGGATTGAGGAGCAGGTGATCCGCAACCGGAGAATTGACCTTGGCCTTTCCGAGGCCTGGGAGCCGGTACCGGTGAGCGGGGTTGAAGAGGCGGCGTATTACTATTCAACCTACAATGCGCCCGATCAGGTGGCAGTCAGCGATCGGCCGAAGATCATGGTGCTGGGCGGCGGGCCCAACCGGATCGGCCAGGGGATTGAATTTGACTATTGCTGCGTTCACGCGGCGTTTGCCATTCGTGATGCCGGTTATGAATCAATTATGGTCAACTGCAATCCGGAAACCGTATCCACCGACTATGATACGTCCGATAAACTCTATTTTGAGCCGCTTACCGTTGAAGATGTGCTGAGTATTTACGAGAAGGAAAAACCAGCAGGGGTGATTGTCCAGTTTGGCGGCCAAACGCCGCTGAATCTTGCCAACGAGCTGGAGGCAGCCGGAGTCAAGGTGCTGGGGACGCCGCCGGAAATTATCGACCTGGCGGAAGATCGTGACCGCTTCCGACAGATGATGCATAAACTGGCAATTCCCCAGCCGGAATCGGGGATGGCCAGTAACCTGGATGAGGCCCTGGAAATTGCTGCTGAGATTGGTTATCCGTTGATGGTCAGGCCGTCCTATGTTCTTGGCGGACGGGCGATGGAAGTGATCTATGATGAGGAAATGCTGCGTCACTATCTCCAGGTTGCTGTTGATGTTTCTCCGGCACGACCGATCCTGATCGATAAGTTTTTAGAAAATGCCATTGAGGCGGAGGCTGATGCCATTGCCGATGGCACTGATGCCCTGGTGCCGGCGGTCATGGAGCATATTGAACTGGCCGGGGTCCATTCCGGTGATTCGGCCTGCGTCATCCCCCCGGTGAGCATTGCTCCGAAACATATAGAAACCATCAAGGAGTATACCAGGAAGATTGCCGTAGAACTGGGGGTGATCGGCCTGATGAATATCCAGTATGCCATTGCCCATGACACGGTGTATATCCTTGAAGCCAACCCGCGGGCTTCGCGGACGGTGCCGCTGGTTTCGAAGGTCTGCAATCTTTCCATGGCCCGTCATGCGACCGAGGTGATGTTGGGCAGAAAGCTGACTGACCTGGGGTTGGAAGTGAAACCGTTTGCTCATTTTGGGGTTAAGGAAGCGGTTTTTCCCTTCAATATGTTTCCCGAAGTCGACCCGGTGCTGGGGCCGGAGATGCGTTCCACCGGCGAGGTGCTGGGGATGGCTGACTCTTTTGGCCTGGCTTTCTTTAAGGTCCAGGAGGCCACCCAGTCGGTCCTGCCGCTGGGCGGCACGGTGCTGATCACCATTGCCGAGCGGGATAAGCCGGGAGTTATCGAGGCCGCCCGGCAGTTTCGTGAGCTGGGGTTTGCAATCCTGGCCACCGAAGGTACCTGCCGATTCCTGCAGCAACAGGGGATTGCCGCCACCTGCATCCTTAAGCTGAAACAGGGCCGGCCCAATATCATTGATGCCATCAAAAATGGCGAGATTCAGCTGATTGTCAATACTCCCAAGGGGAAACGCAGCCAGGAAGATGACGCCTATATTCGGAAGGCGGCAATCAATTACAAGGTGCCATTTATGACGACTACGGCAGCTGCCCTGGCGGCCGCCAAAGGGGTAGCTGCCCGGAGGAAAGGCGATGCTGAGGTCAAGTCGCTGCAGCGTTACCATGCCGGGTCATAA